In a genomic window of Sus scrofa isolate TJ Tabasco breed Duroc chromosome 4, Sscrofa11.1, whole genome shotgun sequence:
- the UQCRB gene encoding ubiquinol-cytochrome c reductase binding protein isoform X1, whose amino-acid sequence MASRPAGLMRDDTIYEDDDVKEAIRRLPENLYNDRVFRIKRALDLTMRQQILPKEQWTKYEEDKFYLEPYLKEVIRERKEREEWAKK is encoded by the exons ATGGCGAGCAGGCCTGCTG GCTTAATGCGAGATGATACAATATATGAGGATGACGATGTAAAAGAAGCCATAAGAAGGCTTCCTGAGAACCTTTATAACGACAGGGTGTTTCGCATTAAGAGAGCACTGGACCTGACTATGAGACAGCAGATCTTGCCTAAAGAGCAGTGGACAAAATATGAGGAG GATAAATTCTACCTTGAACCATATCTGAAAGAGGTTATccgggaaagaaaagaaagagaagaatgggCAAAGAAATAA
- the UQCRB gene encoding ubiquinol-cytochrome c reductase binding protein isoform X2 yields MRDDTIYEDDDVKEAIRRLPENLYNDRVFRIKRALDLTMRQQILPKEQWTKYEEDKFYLEPYLKEVIRERKEREEWAKK; encoded by the exons ATGCGAGATGATACAATATATGAGGATGACGATGTAAAAGAAGCCATAAGAAGGCTTCCTGAGAACCTTTATAACGACAGGGTGTTTCGCATTAAGAGAGCACTGGACCTGACTATGAGACAGCAGATCTTGCCTAAAGAGCAGTGGACAAAATATGAGGAG GATAAATTCTACCTTGAACCATATCTGAAAGAGGTTATccgggaaagaaaagaaagagaagaatgggCAAAGAAATAA
- the UQCRB gene encoding ubiquinol-cytochrome c reductase binding protein, with protein MASRPAVAASSKWLEGIRKWYYNAAGFNKLGLMRDDTIYEDDDVKEAIRRLPENLYNDRVFRIKRALDLTMRQQILPKEQWTKYEEDKFYLEPYLKEVIRERKEREEWAKK; from the exons ATGGCGAGCAGGCCTGCTG TTGCAGCATCAAGCAAGTGGCTGGAGGGTATACGAAAATGGTATTATAATGCCGCCGGGTTTAATAAACTGG GCTTAATGCGAGATGATACAATATATGAGGATGACGATGTAAAAGAAGCCATAAGAAGGCTTCCTGAGAACCTTTATAACGACAGGGTGTTTCGCATTAAGAGAGCACTGGACCTGACTATGAGACAGCAGATCTTGCCTAAAGAGCAGTGGACAAAATATGAGGAG GATAAATTCTACCTTGAACCATATCTGAAAGAGGTTATccgggaaagaaaagaaagagaagaatgggCAAAGAAATAA